The genomic segment GTTATAGCGGGGCTGGTAGCGATAACAGCTATGGCAACACACGCAAATTCCATCGGCCAGTTCACTCATATTGCCAAGCCCACATCAGAGGCCAACAGTCTCAGCTTCGAGCCCGAGCGGCAAACTTATCGCATGCGGGCTAGCGAACCCGATGCGACGCGAGAAGACCAAGCGATAAGCCTTGCCTGGCACCCCCTGGAGGGTGATTTTATCGTCCGCGCTCAAATCCACTGGCCCACTGACAGTGGCGAACAACAGACATTTGGCTGGGAGGTTCGCGAATCTTTAGATCCCGATAGCAAATATCTGCTTACCGGCATCAATGCACTGGGCGAGGCTACAACCCGTTTTTACCAACCTGCCAATCCCAGCAGTACCAGCCACACCAACCTAGGCGCCCTCAATCAACCAAGCTCGTCAATGGTGCTGCAGCTTGAGCGCCGCGGGGAAACCTTTATTACTTCAGCGGCCCATTTTGGCGAACCCCTGCAAATTCTATCCAGTATAGACTCAAATCTCCCGACATCGCTGTTTGCCGGTTTGAGCCTAGGCGCCTCCCCCGGTAGCCCCGCTGTTGAGATCAACAACCTGCGCCTGATAAAGCCAGCCCCAGAGGGGTTTACCCCCTACCAGGATTACATTGGCAGCCACCTGGAAGTTATGGACATGCGCACCTTCAACCGCCGGATACTGCACAGCGCCCCCAATTCACTGCAGGCACCCAACTGGACTCGCGACGGCAAGGCCTTGATCTACAACTCCGACGGTTTACTCTACCGCTTTGACCTGGGAAGCCATTCAATCGAGCCCATTGAAACAGGCTTTGCCAAAGACAATAACAACGACCACGTACTTTCATGGGATGGTCGCCACATTGGCATCAGCCACCACGCAGTCAGTGAACAGGGCCGCTCAACCATTTACACGCTGCCGCTGGGCGGCTCTGACAAACCCGTGCAAGTTACCCACCCGGGAGTGGGACACTCTTACCTGCATGGCTTTGCACCAGATGATCAGTCCCTGGTATTTACCGCCGATCGCAAGGGCCAGTACGACATCTACTCCGTCGCTATAAAAACCGGGGAAGAGCACCAGCTCACCGATACCCCCACCTTGGATGACGGCGCAGAGTACAGCCCCGATGGCCGCTACATTTACTTTAACTCCAACCGCACAGGCACCATGCAACTGTGGCGCATGCGCGCCGATGGCAGTGATCAGCAACAGCTGACATTTGACGAATACAATGACTGGTTTCCACACGTATCACCCGATGGTGAAACACTGGTTTTTATCTCCTACGCCGCCGAGATCGACTCGGAGGATCACCCCTTTTACCGGCATGTGTATTTACGGCAAATGCCAGCAGCCGGTGGCAATGCCCAGGTGATCGGCTACCTGTATGGAGGCCAGGGCAGTCTTAATGTACACAGCTGGTCGCCCGATGGCTCGCATATTGCGTTTATCAGTAATAGTCAGTGGCCCCTAAAGCCATAGCAGGCCATTTACTTGCCCGCCCAAGGCGCCTATTCTTTTCGCAGACCCATTGTTAAATAGGGGGTATCAGCCGATACCCCCAGAGGAGCGCCGCCATGACCGATACGGACACACCACACAATTTGCCCGACGCGACTTTTTATAAAACCCTGCTGGAATCCACCCGCGCTATTCCCTGGCAGATCGACTGGCAAACCCTGACGTTCAGCTACATAGGTCCACAAATAGAAGAGCTGCTGGGCTGGCCCCAGGACAGCTGGCAAAGCGTTAACGACTGGGCCGAGCGCATGCACCCCGACGATCGCGACTGGGCCGTGGACTACTGCGTGTCCCAATCCAAGGCTGGCGCCGACCATGAGGCGGATTATCGCGCGCAGACCAAAGATGGGCGCTATATCTGGATCCGCGATGTAGTGCACGTTATTCGCGACGCCAGCGGCAATGTCGAGTCGCTGGTAGGGTTTATGTTCGATATCAGTGAGCGCAAGAAAATAGAAAACAAACTGTTTGATTTGCAAAAAGAGCTTGAAGAGCTGTCCTTCCAGGACGGGCTGACGGGCGTGGCCAATCGACGCATGTATGACTCGGTGCTCGAACTGGAATGGAACAACGCCAGACGCAACCAACAGCCGTTGTCGATGATCTTGTTCGACATCGACTTTTTTAAGCAGTACAACGATCACTATGGGCATATTCAGGGAGACGACTGTCTTAAACAGGTCGCCAAAACCCTCAGCAAAGCCGCCACCCGACCGCGCGATTTTTTTGCCCGCTATGGTGGCGAAGAGTTTGTGCTGATTCTTCCCGAAACTGATGCCGACGCTGTGCAAAAAGTCGCAGAACGCTGCCGCAGTCTAATATTTAAACAGCAGATACCTCACCAACACTCCCCCGTGAGCCAAGTACTTACCTTGAGTCAGGGCGTGGGCACTATTATTCCGAGCCATAAGGACAGCATCAAAGCGTTTAGCAACTTGGTGGATCAACGGCTGTACCGCGCCAAACAACAAGGTCGCAACTGCATGGTCAATGCTGGCTGAACCTTGCCCCACAACAAGATTAGCGCTACTCTTATGGTTTTTTAGACCATAAGAGTAGCGCCGCACAGGCCCATCAGGAGTTTCCCCCGTGAAGATTGTCGCCGCCA from the Gilvimarinus sp. DA14 genome contains:
- a CDS encoding sensor domain-containing diguanylate cyclase codes for the protein MTDTDTPHNLPDATFYKTLLESTRAIPWQIDWQTLTFSYIGPQIEELLGWPQDSWQSVNDWAERMHPDDRDWAVDYCVSQSKAGADHEADYRAQTKDGRYIWIRDVVHVIRDASGNVESLVGFMFDISERKKIENKLFDLQKELEELSFQDGLTGVANRRMYDSVLELEWNNARRNQQPLSMILFDIDFFKQYNDHYGHIQGDDCLKQVAKTLSKAATRPRDFFARYGGEEFVLILPETDADAVQKVAERCRSLIFKQQIPHQHSPVSQVLTLSQGVGTIIPSHKDSIKAFSNLVDQRLYRAKQQGRNCMVNAG